One Nicotiana sylvestris chromosome 12, ASM39365v2, whole genome shotgun sequence genomic window carries:
- the LOC138884393 gene encoding uncharacterized protein, with translation MHETDMPSYSLGIYDTPGTSQVTPSGQFLIMGSDFQGVELGRYFPGPSTTDESRPIRDFDSGHRLSYGSSSHAQASCDAATDDYIQDPDTIMPSTGPDSTTDTCHPVPHPAIRRRLDDDDPDSVPGRQGMRLRPTATLRHTGCGTH, from the exons atgcatgagaccgacatgccgtcttacagccttggcatttatgacactccagggacgtcgcaggtgaccccatcgggtcaattcttgatcatgggctcggattttcaaggagtggagttgggtagatatttccctggcccgtctaccactgatgagtctcgaccgatccgagattttgatagtgggcaccgactgagttatggcagctcatcacatgcgcag gcttcatgcgatgctgcgacagatgactacattcaggatccagacacgattatg ccttctactggacctgacagcaccaccgatacatgtcatcctgtgccgcatccggccataaggagacgacttgatgatgatgatcctgatagcgtacccgggcggcaggggatgcgcctcaggccaacggctactttgagacacaccggatgcgggacacattga